The nucleotide sequence GAGTACAGGTCTTGTTCTTGCGCATCATTTCAGCTCCGTTCACAGCATCTCTCTGCAAAAAGATGCCGCTCGACTCAATTTTGTCGAAATCGCGCAAGCTGTGGGCGCTTTGAACAAGCCCGAGGAAAAGCCGGTTCTCACCGACCTCGGGCCGCACCTTGCGTATTACCTCGATGCGCAAACTTATTTGGACGACGACCACGGTAACTATTGGCAAAGGGCTTTCGCGCCGGAACGTACCATCGAATCGCTGAAGAAGCTGGGAATCAAACTGATCGTGACACGGTTGGATTTCGATCGGTGGACAGCAGAACACCATGTCCCCCCTGAAATGAAATTGCATTTTCAAGAGATCCGCGGCGAAGTCGAAGGAGCAACCATCATCAGATATCTGCCGGCGGATGTCACCGGTTCTTGATCGTCCAGATATCTTCCAGTTCGCCGATTCCCTTACGCAGTTCGTCGGGGTCTTTTGCGTTATATGGCTCGGTTGGAATGTTAATGAGATAGCTCATCTCGCTGAGACCCATCTGGCCGTGCCAGACCATCGGCGGGATGATCAGAAGGACGTTCTCTCCGTCATCGCCAAGGATGAACTGATTGTATTCACCCTTCGTCGAACTCTCCGGCCTGTCATCATAAAGCCCGATTTTCGCCGTTCCCTTCACCACATGGAAATGGTCGGTCTGCTTCCGGTGACAATGCCAGGCCTTGACAACATTGCGACGGCAACTGGCGACATAGATCTGTCCGAATTTATTGTAATGGGGTGAATCTGACCGCAGGATTTCCGTTACGAATCCCCGGTCGTCGGCGTGGCGTACCAGCGGAATCTTTTGGACCCCTTCAATCATCTCGCGCTCCTCCCACAGATGGTAGATGCAAGAAACAGGCGAATGATGTTGCATTCTATCAGAGAACGTTGATGAATTCAATCGCGCAGGAATGCTCCCCTTATTCAGCAAAATCGGTTTCTGCACGAATTCGAAGAAGCCCCTGCCCTGTGATCCCGCATTCGCAAACCAGAATTCCAATGCTTTCATTTGGCAGGCCAAAGTTTCTCCAGGTCTTGAGGCAGAACGGCTTTCACGTCCTCCATTTCGCCTTCAGTCACTCTGCGCGAGATGACACGGAAAACAGCCTTGACGACCTGCTCGGCGTCGATTTCCTCGTCGAACTGGCTCTTGACCCTGGAGAGAAAATCCTCCTTATGCATCTTCACAGGCGGCTTCGCCGGTTCCCATCCCTCATAATAGAATCCGCGTATCAGCATCGGCAACTGCGCCCCAAATTGGACGGCTTCCTCGAGCGTCAGGCGATCCCGCAAGGTCTGCAGTGTCGCACGCAGCGCGAGGTACGCCTTGTGCCGGTCGTCCCAGCTCAATTCAGACATGATCTCCTGTAACCAGCGATTTGTTTTATGAAAGGTCTTATCAAATATTTCAAGTGCCTGACTCATACCTAAAAAACCTCCTTCCTGTGTTTGAGCAAAAAACGGGGCTCATTTCCCTCTCTTTATATATGGCAGTAAATGACTGCGAGGGAAAGATCGATTACTTATAAGCAACTGCCAGATCGACGCTCGCACCATTACAAGCGCCAGCGGTTCGAGAAGGTCTTTTCAAATGTCGATATGAAGTCTCGAACCGGCTTTTATCCGCCGTCCTCCTTTTCGACGAAACCATTTTTGGCATATGTTTTGCCATACTGTTTTAGCGGAATCAATGCTCCCCCCACGACTCAAAAAAACGGAATTCCGGCGTTTGGGAGAAGTGAAGTGAACAGGAGGAGGCTTATGAAATTGCGGAAAAAATATAAGGCTGCGGCTATTATCTTGACCGCCCTGTTTTGTCTTGTCGCGGGCGGGTGCAGTTCAACCGGCGTCTACATAGGCGATGAGCCGCCTGTGGTGAAGACCGGTGGGCCGCCGCCTCACGCGCCGGCGCACGGATATAGAGCCAAATATGCCTATTATTACTATCCGGAGGGCCAAGTGTACTTTGACTTGAACCGTAACGTTTACTTCTACATGGACGCAGGTGCATGGCGAATGTCAGCTTCACTGCCGACTGACTTGAACCTGCAGCTGGGCAAGCATGTCAGGATCGACATGGATACCAGCAAACCCTACACATACTTCGAACAGCATAAGGTAAAGTATCCACCGGGGCAGGCAAAGAAGAAGAACGGCAAGAAATAAGCTGATCGGCTTCCGGAACGACAATCGCTGTTGTTATTCTGATAACATTTCTGTAATGGGCGGACCATAAAAAAGTCCGCCTTTTTTCTATTTGGCAAGCTCTGCTTCAACTTCTTTTCAGTTCGTGAAATGAAGGAATCGCATAGGGGGCCGTGAATTAATCTGCAAAATGGATGGGCTTACGGTTGTGTCGCAGGGTAGGGAGTCGACTATTACAATTCTTTCTTGACGGCGCGGATGAGGCCGCCAGCGCGAAAATCTTCAATCTTGCAGTAGGAAGAGCCCATTGCTTTTGCAATCCGCTGGGCCATTGAAGGCGAACTAGCCGAATTTCGGAAGACGGAAAACCTGCGTTCTTCGGTATCGATGACCAGTGTCTTGATTCGCTTGTCTTCGCGGATCATCTTCGCGATCGTGAATAGCTCCTCGAGGAGAGCTGCGTAGCCTGGGCCTTCATAGCATTTTTCTCTTTTCACACCGACATTGGCCTCACCGTCCGAGATCAGTACCATCAGCGGAAGCGTCTGGCTGTCGCGGCGCAGGTAATTGACCAGCAGCTCATGCGCCTTCAGGAGCCCCTGGCCCAGTGGCGTCTTTCCTCCGGCAGGAAGGTCTTCGAGCAGTTTCTTGGCGAGGTCGATGCTGTTGGTGGGCGGCAGGAGCACCTCCGCGGAATCCCCCTTGAAAGTGACCAAGGCCACCTTATCGCGGCGCTGATAGGCATCAAGCAGCAGGCTGATCATTGCCGCTTTGGTCTCGGTCATCAGCCGAGTCCCCATGGATCCGCTCGCGTCCACCACGAAAAGCAGGAGGCTTCCCACCTTCATCTCCCGCACCTTTTCGCGAATATCGGATTCCTCAATAACAATCGCGACCTCTTCCTTCGGCCGACCCTTCTGGTGAGGAGCGGCGGCGCGGATAGTGGCATCGAAAGCCATGTCATCGTTCCGGCGCTCCGATGTGCTGCGGATATAGCGTCCGGTTTTGCGCAACGTCTTGGTCGGCATCCGGCGCCCGCTCTTTCTCCGGTAATTCCTGTCCTTTTCCAGCAAGAGCGGCGGCACCCGAAAAACGTCGCCGACTCCAAACAGGCGCTCCTTGAAATTTTTTTCCCGAAGCTCCTGAGAGGCTCCGACAATTTCGCTTTGCGCTCCTGGTTCGAGCTTGCCGCTGTCACCCTGCATGTCGGAATTATCGTCGTCTCCCAATCCGCATGCGGATCCGGCTGCGTCTGATTCATCCACACTTTCGCCATTGAGCGAGGATTCGTTCGATTCGACCTCGACCAGCGAATCATCCTCCCCGGGCAGCTCTTGGCGTTGCGCCTTCAGGTCTTGCTCTTTTGCGAGTTCCTCGGCCAGCATCCGATGAAAATCCTCGAGCGTCTTCTTGGGGAGATCGGTTCTGCGCGATCGGTGCGGGAGCACCAAAGAGGCGGCGCGGCTGAGATCGTCGAGGACGGGGGTCCTTCGCTGGTTCAGTGCGGCAATCGTGCGTGCCGCCTTCTCCAGATAGATATCGGCGCGATGGCCGTCCACCTGGTTGACCAGACAGATCTGCGTGATAAATTTTCTCGTTTTCTCCGGCACCTCCACCCGGGGCAGAAAGGCAATTGCGCGCCGTATCTGTTCTCCGAGTGAAGCCTGCATCACTTCCCACTTGCAAAGGAACTGTTCCGGGGCGGAGTCAAATTGTTCTCGTCGTTTGATCAACTCAACCCGCGCTGCAATATCAGTAATCCCCTCGACGCTGACGCACAGGCCGAACCGGTCGAGCAACTGCGGCCGCAATTCTCCCTCCTCAGGATTCATTGTCCCCACCAGCACGAATCGGGAAGGATGATTGAATGAGATCCCCTCGCGCTCGATGATATTGGTTCCGCTGATCATGGTATCGAGCATGAGGTTCACTATGTGGTCGTCCAGAAGATTCACTTCATCGACGTAGAGGATGTTCCGGTTTGCAGCCGCCAATAAGCCGGTTTCGATCCTCCTTTTTCCCGACCTGAGCGCAAATTCAAAATCAATCGTTCCGACGACCCTGTCTTCTGTCGCCCCAATAGGAAGATTAATGACCTGGACCTTTCGGCTGGATATGGGAAGGGCGTCGCCGGTCGAAAATCGACGGCGGCAACTGCGGCACATGTTCTCTACGTCTCGGGGATGACAATTGAAAGGGCAGTCGGAAACTGTCTCGATCTCGGGCAGCAGATCGGCGAGTGCGCGAACCGCGGTTGATTTGGCCGTTCCTTTTTCCCCGCGAATGAGCACTCCGGAAATGGACGGATTGATCGCGTTCAGGATTAAAGCGAGCAAGAGTTGTTCCTGACCGACAATCGCGGTGAACGGGTAGACGGGTGCGGCACAAACCTTGCTGCGGCTGTTCATAACTACCTGCTTAGCGTCGCGTGTTCTTTTAAAACAGCCGAAATGCGCTCGCGATCGAGAACCACTTCCTCGAAGGGCTTCCGCCGCACGCGATGCTGCAGCGCCATTTCCGCCGCCTCTTCAAGGTCCTGATACGTGACGGAGGTCCGCTGATGAAATGCCGCTACGGTCTTGGCTGTCTTCATCATGATGATATCGGCGCGATGCCCGTCCACGCCGATCTCGATCGAGATGTGCGCGATCTTGTTGAGAATGTCGTCCGAAATGCGCACGCGGGGAAGGATCTCCCGTGCAAAAACAATCTTCTCGCGCAGCTCGGTTTCGGCTGCCTCCCACTCGCGTAAGAATAATTTTGCGTCTTCTTCAAAGGCCACCCAACGCTTTACTACCTCAACCCGCTGCAGCGGATCTGCAATCCCCTCAATATTCACGCATAATCCGAATCTGTCCAGCAACTGCGGCCTCAACTCCCCCTCCTCCGGATTCATCGTTCCCACCAAAATGAATTCCGACGGATGCGAGTAGGAAACGCCCTCTCTCTCGATTGAATTGACGCCCATTGCCGCCGAATCGAGCAGCACATCAACTATATGATCGTCCAGAAGATTTACCTCGTCGACGTAAAGGATCCCGCGATTCGCGTCCGCCAGAACGCCCGGCTCGAATTTCTTTTCGCCCTTTTTGATCGCGTGCTCCAAATCCAGCGTGCCGACTACCCTGTCCTCGGTTGCGTTCACCGGCAGGTTTATCACCCGCGTTTGCCGCTCCTCCGCCTCCAGGTTCACCTTGTTGACCGCCTTCTCCTTACACTGCAAACACATCTTGTGGATGTCCGACGGGTCACAGTGAAATGGGCATCCCTTCACGACACTCAAAGTCGGCAGCAGAACGGCAAGCGATCTGACGGCGGTTGATTTGGCCGTCCCTTTCTCTCCGCGGATAAGAACGCCCGAGAGCTTGGGGTTGATTGCATTCAAGATGAGCGCCAGTTTCATCTTCTCCTGGCCGACAATAGCGGTGAAGGGAAAATTGAGCTTTAAATCTTTCATCGAGTCCTGCTTCCTCAATTTCTGGAATGGGTCGATTCGGCCGCCCCGCACGTCTTTCACATTCATTCAAAAGAAAGTTGCGCAACAACTTCATTCTATCGCTTTCAGGTACAAATTGCAAGGAAGCTGGAGGGGCTTTGCGCCGGCGGAAAATCCGGTTTCAGCGCCACTTCTCGCCCGCGTAACCATGTCTGCCTTAACGCAAGGCACGCCCGCGGGATCAGTCTTTATCGTCGACTGTGGAGTTGCGGCGGGCGGATGAAAAAGGTATTAACACCGCATCGCTCAACCGCACTTTTTGGTCCGCTTGCAGCGCGAAATAGGGCTCCGGTTTTTCACATGCGGGCTGCAGGTGGGAAAAGCCGCTACGCGATGAAAACAATTTCAAAAGTATCTGTCGAGACCTGGGGCTCAGACATAGGCTCATTCAGGTTTGGTATCGGTGATACATCTATTCAGTTCACTGAGCACTTCGTCCGTATCGAGAGAATGCATTACCGAGCCAAATTCAATGGTCTCCAGATGAGCGCCCGGGTATGTGATACAGGTTTCGCCAAAATACTTTTCAAACACCGGCAAAGTTTCCGGAAACTCCTGGAGAACTTCCCCGATAAGCCAGCCGGAATCGATTTTCTTTTCCATCATCGTGCTACCTTTATGTATTCCTTATGCGCCACTTTTTGACAAAATTAAACATTCCTTCTCCTCTTAAACTATGATTCCACGGCGGGCGGGCTGGCTGTAAGGTTGATGACATAAGTCAGGTGTTGGGCGGGACTTGACAAAACAGGTTGTTTCTTGTACTCTTATAGTAGAGTTATTTACAAAGAGATTTACACCGCCAGTCCGCCCCGGCCATGGGTTGCGGGGGATGTTAAAGCTATCTCATCCGCGTCCGCGAAACAAGAAAACAAACATCAGATCAAAGGATCCGAGCATTTTCGCTTCTCCTGTGAAAAATGCGGTTCCTGCTGTTCGCTCTGGGTGCCGGTAACCGACGAGGACGTCCGCAGCCTCATGAAACACACGGCTCTTCCTGCGGATAAAATCGTCCAATTCGTTGGATCTTCAAGGATTCAAGCCACCCGGGGCTCGATAATTTGGGTGCGGTTCGGCCCTGCAGAAGCTGATAAGAAGGCGATGTGTCTTCGCGAAATCGACGACACCTGCTTCTTGCTTCGGGCGAACCGGTGCATCGCCTATGAGAGCAGGCCGGCGGTTTGCAGAGAACATCCATTCGTGCTGCGGATGGATAAGACCGGCAGGAAAATTCTCTCTGTGGAATTGAACAAAGCGGCTGAGTGTGGCCATTCGTGGCGGGGTCACCTTTCAAAGCGTGAACTGAAGAAAATACATTTCTTGAACCTCGACCGGGATACGCGGTATTGGGCGAGGGTTAACCGTTGGAATCGTCGAAAAAAGCACGGGTCGGAAAAAGAATTCCTTGAATTCCTGGGGTTAATGGACCCGGTTTAGCCTGATTCGCCTGTCGCAAATATCCGCAAGGGGCTTCTTAGCCGACAAATCTCCTGTAAGCAGGAAATTGTCATTGGTGCCGTCATTTCACGTCGTTCTAGCAGCCCGGCCGGATAAATGGCATATTATTAAGATCTAGGGCCGTAAAAATTGGCCGAAAAAAACCGCAGTTGACTTTTCGAAAATAATGTGGTATAGTGACTTTTTGCGTAATCCATCTAGGAGCCTTGGTGTCCTTGCTCCACGAATTTTCCAGCTGAAGGATCTATTCCCACTTTAATCAATCCATTTGGGGGCATGACTTTATGGCAGTAAAAAAAGCCACGTCTAAGGAACGTTACACGTTCTCAAAAATTCCTGATATCATCGAACTTCCGAATCTGATCGAGGTTCAGAAGGAGTCCTACGATACTTTTCTGCAAATGGATACCCCGCCCGACGCGCGCGTAAACGAGGGCCTGCAGGCGGTATTCACCGATGTCTTTCCCATTATCTCGCATGATGGTCTCTCCTCGCTTGAATTTGTCTCCTATTCGCTGAGTGCTCCAAAATATTCCGTCGCTGAGTGCCAAAAGCGTGGCATGACGTACGCCGCCTCGCTGAAGGCGAAAATCAGATTGGTGCTCTACGAAGAGGATTCCACCGGCAATAAGCAGCCGATCGCAATAAAAGAGCAGGATGTTTTTGTTGGAGAGCTGCCGTTGATGACGGAGAAGGGAACATTCATCATCAATGGCGCCGAGCGGGTGGTCGTGAGCCAGTTGCATCGCTCCCCCGGGGTCTGTTTTGAAGAAAAACAGCACCCGTCGGGACGAATGCTCTTGTCCGGGCGTATCATACCCTACCGTGGCGCCTGGGTTGAATTCGAATTCGACATTAATGATGTTCTTTACATGCATATCGATCGCCGCACCCGCATCGTTGCCACCGCCTTTCTGCGCGCGCTCGGATACGAAAAGGACGAAGAAATCCTGCACCTGATGTACGACTTCGAAGAGGTCAGGTTGGGCCAGGTGAAAGCCATGACGGAGGGCGCGCGTTTCGATATCGATTCGCTGATCGATCGCACGCTTGCCAAGGACGTCGTCGATCCTGCAACGGGCGAGATTATCGCCGCATCACGAGAGAAGATAACCAAGCGCACGCTGACTGCAATGCAGGAGGCCGGCATCAAAGACATCTGGCTCCTGAAGTTCAAAACGCCTAACGAGACGATGGCGCTGCTGAAAACGCTCGACGCCGACCATATTAAGACAACCAGCGATTCACTTATCGAAATGTACCGCCGCATGCGTCCAGGCGATCCGGCGACCGTCAACACCGCTAAAACCCTTTTCGAAAAGACCTTCTTTGATCCGTCCCGCTACAATCTTTCGCCGGTGGGGAGGTACAAGATCAACAGAAGATTGAATCTCGATATCCCGATGGAGACGCTGACCCTCCGGCCGGAAGACGTCATTGAGACTATCCGCTACCTCATCCGCCTGAAAAACGGAGAAGGCTCGATCGATGACATTGACCACCTCGGCAATCGCCGCGTTCGCTCGGTCGGGGAGTTGCTGGCAAATCAGATTCGCATCGGGCTCGTCCGCATGGAACGCACCATCAAGGAGCGCATGAACTTTCAGGAAATGGACGCCGTGACTCCGCAGAGTCTGATCAACCCGAAGCCGGTCAGCGCCGTTATCAAGGATTTCTTCGGACGGAGCCAGCTCTCGCACTTCATGGATCAGACCAATCCGCTGGCTGAACTCACCCACAAACGCCGCCTCAGCGCGCTCGGACCCGGCGGTCTGAGCCGGGAGCGGGCGGGCTTCGAAGTGCGCGACGTGCATCCCACGCACTACGGCCGCATCTGCCCGGTGGAAACGCCGGAAGGGCCGAACATCGGCTTGATGGCGTCATTGAGCACATATGCCAGAATCAACAAGTTCGGGTTCCTCGAAACGCCTTACCGTAAAGTAGAAAAAGGCCGGGTCACCGAAAAAATCGATTACCTTTCCGCCTACGAAGAAGACCGCTACGTCATTGCGCAGGCGAATGCGCCGCTGGACAAACGCAACCGGTTCGTCAATGAATACGCCCTGTGCAGGCACCTGGGCGACTTCAAATTGATGCCGGCCGACAAGATCGACTACATGGACGTCTCGCCGAAACAACTGGTAAGCGTCGCCGCCGCGCTGGTGCCTTTCCTCGAACATGACGATGCCAACCGTGCTCTCATGGGATCAAACATGCAGCGCCAGGCCGTTCCGCTCCTGGTCGCCGAGGCTCCCCTCGTTGGCACCGGGCTGGAAATGGTGACGGCCAAGAATTCGGGCGCAGTCATCGTGGCCCACCACAGTGGAACCGTCGAAAGCGTCACCGCCGAACGCATCATTGTCCGGAGGCGCGGAACCGCGCCCGGCGAAAGCGTCGCCCAGGAAGACATCTATTGGCTCCAGAAGTTTGTCCGCTCCAATCAGGGCACTTGCATTAACCAGCGTCCTATCGTGAAGGAAGGGGACAAAGTCAAGAAGGATGAGATTATCGCAGATGGGCCTGCCACCGACGGCGGCGAGCTCGCGCTCGGCCGCAATGTGCTGGTCGCTTTCATGCCATGGGAAGGATACAACTTTGAAGACGCCATCCTGGTGAGCGAAAAAGTCGTCAAAGAGGACATGTTCACGTCGATCCATATCGAGGAATTCGAGATCGAATCGCGCGACACCAAGCTTGGTCGCGAAGAGATCACCCGCGATATCCCCAATGTCAGCGAGGAGGCGCTC is from Candidatus Abyssobacteria bacterium SURF_5 and encodes:
- a CDS encoding YkgJ family cysteine cluster protein — translated: MYSYSRVIYKEIYTASPPRPWVAGDVKAISSASAKQENKHQIKGSEHFRFSCEKCGSCCSLWVPVTDEDVRSLMKHTALPADKIVQFVGSSRIQATRGSIIWVRFGPAEADKKAMCLREIDDTCFLLRANRCIAYESRPAVCREHPFVLRMDKTGRKILSVELNKAAECGHSWRGHLSKRELKKIHFLNLDRDTRYWARVNRWNRRKKHGSEKEFLEFLGLMDPV
- a CDS encoding magnesium chelatase ATPase subunit I, with amino-acid sequence MKDLKLNFPFTAIVGQEKMKLALILNAINPKLSGVLIRGEKGTAKSTAVRSLAVLLPTLSVVKGCPFHCDPSDIHKMCLQCKEKAVNKVNLEAEERQTRVINLPVNATEDRVVGTLDLEHAIKKGEKKFEPGVLADANRGILYVDEVNLLDDHIVDVLLDSAAMGVNSIEREGVSYSHPSEFILVGTMNPEEGELRPQLLDRFGLCVNIEGIADPLQRVEVVKRWVAFEEDAKLFLREWEAAETELREKIVFAREILPRVRISDDILNKIAHISIEIGVDGHRADIIMMKTAKTVAAFHQRTSVTYQDLEEAAEMALQHRVRRKPFEEVVLDRERISAVLKEHATLSR
- a CDS encoding dTDP-4-dehydrorhamnose 3,5-epimerase, which gives rise to MIEGVQKIPLVRHADDRGFVTEILRSDSPHYNKFGQIYVASCRRNVVKAWHCHRKQTDHFHVVKGTAKIGLYDDRPESSTKGEYNQFILGDDGENVLLIIPPMVWHGQMGLSEMSYLINIPTEPYNAKDPDELRKGIGELEDIWTIKNR
- a CDS encoding DUF2267 domain-containing protein, encoding MSQALEIFDKTFHKTNRWLQEIMSELSWDDRHKAYLALRATLQTLRDRLTLEEAVQFGAQLPMLIRGFYYEGWEPAKPPVKMHKEDFLSRVKSQFDEEIDAEQVVKAVFRVISRRVTEGEMEDVKAVLPQDLEKLWPAK
- the rpoB gene encoding DNA-directed RNA polymerase subunit beta; the encoded protein is MAVKKATSKERYTFSKIPDIIELPNLIEVQKESYDTFLQMDTPPDARVNEGLQAVFTDVFPIISHDGLSSLEFVSYSLSAPKYSVAECQKRGMTYAASLKAKIRLVLYEEDSTGNKQPIAIKEQDVFVGELPLMTEKGTFIINGAERVVVSQLHRSPGVCFEEKQHPSGRMLLSGRIIPYRGAWVEFEFDINDVLYMHIDRRTRIVATAFLRALGYEKDEEILHLMYDFEEVRLGQVKAMTEGARFDIDSLIDRTLAKDVVDPATGEIIAASREKITKRTLTAMQEAGIKDIWLLKFKTPNETMALLKTLDADHIKTTSDSLIEMYRRMRPGDPATVNTAKTLFEKTFFDPSRYNLSPVGRYKINRRLNLDIPMETLTLRPEDVIETIRYLIRLKNGEGSIDDIDHLGNRRVRSVGELLANQIRIGLVRMERTIKERMNFQEMDAVTPQSLINPKPVSAVIKDFFGRSQLSHFMDQTNPLAELTHKRRLSALGPGGLSRERAGFEVRDVHPTHYGRICPVETPEGPNIGLMASLSTYARINKFGFLETPYRKVEKGRVTEKIDYLSAYEEDRYVIAQANAPLDKRNRFVNEYALCRHLGDFKLMPADKIDYMDVSPKQLVSVAAALVPFLEHDDANRALMGSNMQRQAVPLLVAEAPLVGTGLEMVTAKNSGAVIVAHHSGTVESVTAERIIVRRRGTAPGESVAQEDIYWLQKFVRSNQGTCINQRPIVKEGDKVKKDEIIADGPATDGGELALGRNVLVAFMPWEGYNFEDAILVSEKVVKEDMFTSIHIEEFEIESRDTKLGREEITRDIPNVSEEALKDLDEDGIVRIGAEVRYGDILVGKVSPKGETELAPEEKLLRAIFGEKAENVRDASLRVPPGVEGTVIDVKVFSRKERGQGEKAKVSEKREQRKIEEKYEYEITRLHAECMEAAKKLLDGSRASNDVVDGKTEEVVFKQRHIIRAEDIEKASYAHLYQLKVSDKDIQAGLEKLLLQTQERENVLLAHKEQSLDLLKKGDELPPGVIKMVKVYVAAKRKLSVGDKMAGRHGNKGVVAKILPEEDMPVLPDGTPVEIILNPLGVPSRMNVGQILETHLGWATKKLDMRVVSPVFSGANEQEIRAFLSKAGLPEEGKTVLSDGRTGRPFDQEITVGYIYIMKLAHLVDDKIHARAIGPYSLVTQQPLGGKAQFGGQRFGEMEVWALEAYGAANILQELLTIKSDDVTGRAKAYEAIVKGQQHLETGTPESFNVLLNEMQGLCLDVQKLKKVEDGEDTPPRIVGPFGGDLS
- a CDS encoding DUF1858 domain-containing protein, with amino-acid sequence MMEKKIDSGWLIGEVLQEFPETLPVFEKYFGETCITYPGAHLETIEFGSVMHSLDTDEVLSELNRCITDTKPE
- a CDS encoding VWA domain-containing protein gives rise to the protein MNSRSKVCAAPVYPFTAIVGQEQLLLALILNAINPSISGVLIRGEKGTAKSTAVRALADLLPEIETVSDCPFNCHPRDVENMCRSCRRRFSTGDALPISSRKVQVINLPIGATEDRVVGTIDFEFALRSGKRRIETGLLAAANRNILYVDEVNLLDDHIVNLMLDTMISGTNIIEREGISFNHPSRFVLVGTMNPEEGELRPQLLDRFGLCVSVEGITDIAARVELIKRREQFDSAPEQFLCKWEVMQASLGEQIRRAIAFLPRVEVPEKTRKFITQICLVNQVDGHRADIYLEKAARTIAALNQRRTPVLDDLSRAASLVLPHRSRRTDLPKKTLEDFHRMLAEELAKEQDLKAQRQELPGEDDSLVEVESNESSLNGESVDESDAAGSACGLGDDDNSDMQGDSGKLEPGAQSEIVGASQELREKNFKERLFGVGDVFRVPPLLLEKDRNYRRKSGRRMPTKTLRKTGRYIRSTSERRNDDMAFDATIRAAAPHQKGRPKEEVAIVIEESDIREKVREMKVGSLLLFVVDASGSMGTRLMTETKAAMISLLLDAYQRRDKVALVTFKGDSAEVLLPPTNSIDLAKKLLEDLPAGGKTPLGQGLLKAHELLVNYLRRDSQTLPLMVLISDGEANVGVKREKCYEGPGYAALLEELFTIAKMIREDKRIKTLVIDTEERRFSVFRNSASSPSMAQRIAKAMGSSYCKIEDFRAGGLIRAVKKEL